TCTGTGTGTCTCAGGCATTTATCAGTGGGCTACAGgtggtaaggaaatttaattttattgatgtttCTCTTGCCTTGGTTCTCCTCATTGGGATGTCTTCCTCTATCCGTTCCTTATATGAGTGGGATTTAGGAAAGACAGACCAAACAGACTGACAGGAAGCAGCATGTATAAGAAAGTAGTTGGAGGTTCCATTACCCGATTATTGTTAGTGATCCTGCTTAAAGCTCGACCTCTAAAAGAATAAGAGGTGATAGGTTTTGCTTTTCCTGAGTAGTCTTCTGCCTCCAGGACCTCCTGAGAAGACTTTTATTTACTCAGAAATTACTCAGTTAAAATCACTTACTACTCAAAAACTGCATGTATACCAGAGACTAGGATAAAGGGGATAGGAAATCCCAAGGGACTCATGTGTAAGAACTAGGACACTTTCCAGAAATATCAGCAGAAGCCTGGAAGATCATTATTACTGCCTGGGGTTCTTAATCTCACAATAAGGGGACATAGTACTAATTCTAAATACTGCCGGGTAGAAAGGAATGTTTGGGCACGTGACTGATCCCTAAGTGGAAGCAAATCTTTGAGCTTCAGGTTTTGTGATTTAACCTGTCCCTGTGGGTAAAGACATGGATCCCACAGACTCACCCTCAGAAGACAGTTCTTATGCACAGGTAGGTGGGCTTAGCCttgaaagttttttgttttaatatctgtTAATGCAAATGTCTGACAACTTAAGCTTTGATTTTGAGAGGTGTTCATTTCAAACAGGCATCCCCTCAAAGACAGCTGTCCAGAATAAACCACTGCCAGCCAGACGGTAAGCAGCCAGGACTCCTCCGGCACTGACTCTTTTTTTAGAGTTCTTTGTTGATTTCCCTAACTGATCATTTGGGCcacatgtttttttctcttcccagtgCTTTAAATTCCTGCTCTTGTGTTATGAATTCACCAGTAAAGAATGAGTTCCCCAAACCCTAGGTCCTCACCCTCATCCCCAATAAAAGCAGAACTCTAGACCCCTgctccccccttctctcccatTCTTGACCTTGCTGTGTGCCCCCAGTGTACTGTGTAATTTTCAGATCTCTCCCAATGATTGCTGCTGAAGGACATTTTGCAATTCTAATAACCACAAAGTTTGGTCCAGCCCTAACATTGGTATGGAAAGGGGAGATGTCTGTGGGAGGCTCAGTGGAGCCCAGATGAGTGTTCCTAGGTATTTCTAGCCTATTACCCTACTATAGATGGTCTGAGGTTGTGCAGAACTCCGGAACTGCATGGTGGTAAGAAGATTCACACCGTGGAGGAGGGATTTGTCAGTATTAGACTCATGGCAACACAGCTTGTCCAAGAGAGGACTATTCTTGTGGGGTTGTTGTGTGGGTTATAGCCTAAAACCAGAACTGTCCCCCAAGGCATCTTATCATACGGAAAAGGACTTGCAAGCCCAAATAGGGACAGTAGAGGGAGCACTTTCTCAGGGGCGTGGATACAGGGGGAAATCCGCCTACAAAGACCACGGAGCTGTAGAACTGAGGAGGTATAATACTCTAATACAATACATACCACCATCATCACTGggctttttctcttatttaggAAATACTGTTGGATATTGGTGGAAAGCTGATGTCTTTGAGAATCAGTGTGCCAGCTGGTAAGAGGACCAGCTAAGGGGCAGAAGCAATGAATTTGTGAGAGAGATACCATCTACAAAAATGATCACTGTTCTTCAAAGGCACATATGCCATGAATAACTAGGAAATACTTCTTTGCAGCACATCTGGCTAGAATTAGAAGGAAGAACAGCACCACTTTTACTTAGTGAAGTGGGTATGCCCTGGGTTACGAGTCTAGAAAAATCACATAGATTATGCTAAAAATTCCTGATACAACCAGAAAGTTTAATATGGAAAGTGTATTGCatagttaaaaatgttatgtCATAAAATCAACTGATCatataaaatgacataaaatagcATTAATTAAAGCCAGGGCTTCAGCAAAGCTTTGGTTTATGAAAACTTATGAAATCAGAGTAGCGTGCACCCAAAAAAGTGAGGATCTGGCATGCACCGACTTCTGTGTAGAACTCAGGAGGAGCACagcagtggggaggaggtgaCATGGAGAACACGTGCATACTCCGATACGGTTTTCAGTGCGTGAGAAGTGGAGTTAGATTATTATCTTCGGGATGTATTACCAAGACGAAGAACATCACAGATACTCATCTGGCAGGTTGAATGAGATAAGTCACAGGAAACAAATGGCCAGCACAAGACTCTGGGCAATGTTTTCTTCACACTTAATACATCAGAGTAGGTCACTGTCTTTGAACACTGTCAACTAGAGACCACACACCAGAAGGGACCATAACTCATTCGTGTGTACTGAGACTTGTGTACCCATCAAGTCTTGTGTACTCATCAAGTGTGTACTGAGGAGATGCAAAGGTAGGAAGAAATCGTTTCTCATCTTAACCCCATGCTTTGTCTCTGAGAAGGCGTCTAGGTGGGAGGGATGGATACAGGTGCTTAGACTATGGGGCTCCCTATAAGTCAAGCTAGAGGAACTTTGTGAATGGAAAACTCTTGCTTGAAGTCTTGCTGTGAATGGGTagttgcttttgtttctggaagATGAGGGGGAGAGGTAGATATCTGGGTTTCAGTCTTACAAGGTTAGCTAGACTCCCTGCTTTAGGATCAATAACGTGTGTACACTGCCGAAGTTTGGAAACTGTAATTTAGTCTAGATTTATCTGCTTGGGTAGGTATGGGAAAAACCATAGaagtaaaatgtggtatatttctCAAAGACACAAATCCCTTGCCTTTGGATTTTACTATTGAACAAGGAAGATATTTAAATGTGAATCTATGCTGAGAGTGTTTTCTTTCCTGGTGTCAACAGCAACACAGGGACGTTGGAGGCAGAGACAGCCCAAGACTACACAATAAACCTTCCTGAGAGTGAGAGTATAAACCAGCTGCgccacctgggtgcctgggtttTACCGTCCCAGCAGCAGAAGAATCTGCTGCTTTTCCTGAAGGGACAGCCACAGGTCCTAGGGGTGAGTGGGCACAAGATCAGTGCACAGGCTGTGGGGAGAACGACTCCAAGATGGCACTGGGACTTCCTCATGACACTCCAGTTCTCTAGATCATTGATTGTGGTGGACTGAGTGGAGCCTTCCTGAGCTGCACAAACCATATAGAttcaagaagaggaaagaagtgtAAAGCGGTCCatcactggaattaaaaaaaaaaagtctctatttAGGTAGCAATTACatgaaaaaatagttttaacCTACTGCCAATGTCCTGCACCAGACAAGGAAAAAGACTTGATGGGTACCCTGTTATCTTCCTGGGAGATTGTCTCAGGCCTGGGGGTCTCAGAGGTGGGAGAGAAGTTAGTGTGCACTGATCTGAGAGAGAATCTTCCTCCTGAGAAGCTGCCCCCTCAAGGATGTCTTTTACCCTCCAGGTGGCTCAGATCCTCATTGGACTGATAATGCTGTGCCTGGGTGTGACAATCAgtcttttttctccatttgacTACAGACTTTACTCCGTGGTCACTACAGCAGGCTATCACATATGGGGATCCTTCTCTGTGAGTATTAGCGATTGTTTCAGCATTTGCAATTTTTCAGGTACCTGCAATACCTTCAatccttctctctcaaaaatccACACACTGCTGTGTAGGTCCCAAGCTCGGGCTGACTGTTTGGGGAGCAAGGAGGATGTTGTAAGGACGGGAGGGCAGGGGCAAGCCCTCAGTGGGTTCTCTCTCTTTGGTCAGTTCCTCACATCTGGAGCACTGTCCATTGCTGCGGGAAGAAAAGTAACCAGGTGTCTGGTAAGTGTCTCACCGGTGAGGCTCAGGTCGGTCTAGTGAAACAAGGAATTGCTCAACTACAAGGCTATGGCACATAGAACCTTGTTGGTTCTCTAAAGGACCCTAGAAATGTTTGGGGGCATCCTCTACAAGTGCTTCCTTACAAGGGCTTCCCTACAAGGGCTTAGCTCTGTGCTGTGTGAAGTTCCATGGGCACATGTTTCCTGTGCCTAAGCCTGAGGCAGCCAAAACTGTAACTGTGCCAGGGGCCCATCCTTATTCCGTAGACTGGGGAAGATCCCCAAGCCAATTCCCATATTCAACTCAGAGCAGCTGAATGGTCCTGACTGACAAGTCGAACACAGGAAGAACAGGAGAAGGGTTTGCAaccacttctctctctcattcttttcagATCCAATGCAGCCTGGGATTGAATACCGTCAGTGCTATTGTAGCAGTGCTTGGCACaattatgataattttaaaagagatattCATATATGAAGATGTGATAGGGAGGTCTTCCTATGGAAGTTTATTTATAGTAAGTATGTCCTGTTCTTTTAATGGAAATCTGTAAACTGGTCTTGTCTGAATTTTCCTCTGTAAATTCTCACCATAGAACTGACCACAGCCACTGGTTATGTAGATGCCGGACACCCTCCTGAAGGCAAAGGGATCTAGGCCTTTGTGTCTTGCCAAGAGCACTGAGCAAAAAAGTTAGCTTTCCAATACCATTCATGTCTGAAATCCCTGATGTGTGGTCGGTGAGTGGAAAATTCTGTGAGAACTCAGTTCTATGAGGGACACTTTtctcatgattttaaaaactatctgaggagaaaaagaaaactggtatTCTGGGTTCTCTGTGATGTTCAGAGATTCTGAACAACCAGCTGCAGTGATGGGGGAGTGTGCATTCGTATTCTTAAATGCATGTGCagccagagagggggagaagttCAGGGGGTTCAAGGCAGGATGTTCTAAGAAACAATTGCGTGTAAGGACACGTGTAAGGCGGGAAGTCAACCCTGGTCATGAGACGTGGGGCGGAGTCAGGCAAACAAACGAAAATCGGTATGGACTTGCCTGGACTTACCCGATGTTCTTGAGCCTGTGAGGAAAAGAGGAGAATTCTAATGATCCATTTTCAAGTTGTCCATTTAGTATATGTGAATTGGGAGAAAATTCAGGAATCCACCAGATGTGAAATTTGGCCAACAACTTCTGCCTGATTCTCTCCTCTTACAACTCCTGCTTTTCTGTCTTCTATAACTTGTGGGGATTTTCCATCTGTTTTGCAGGGAATGCTGACTGGCATGGTGTTCCTCTCTCTGGCAGAAGGCTGcatcactttgtctctctctatctatGCATGCAAAGTGGCCTGTTCTGTCAACAAGGTGAGTGCTCTGGGTCTTtatgggttctctctctctctctctctctctctgcctccgtgtgtgtgtctgcgtgtgtgtgtgtgtgtgtgtgtgtgtgtccttttttAGTTGGGAGGTATTAGGAAGAGAAAGTGGGAAAATGttgtttcatatataaatatcatCTTTGAAGGAGATAGCACAGGTGGACAGGGAGGGAAATGGCCAACCATACTCAGCCAAAGAACTGTCCCTAGACCCTGAAGAGTCCTTTTTTTCTGATATGCAGGTCGTTTCTGGTATGGTTGAAGGAAAGGAGGGTTAAAGCAAGAATGAGAACATAGACCCGCCAGGTATCAGGATTCTGAAGGAAAGTGTTGAGAGACCATATTGTTCCTAAGCATGTGGGACAACTTTCCCCTAATTGTAGACTATAAGGATTCAATGTTCTGATTTTTCCACAGGTGGTGGTTTTCTTACCGAATAATGACAACAACTCCTCAATAATCTCTCCTGAACATGTGTATGATGAGGTCACATTTTAGTAGATCACAGTGGTTTGGCATTTCCAATCAGTTTGACCTATTAATTCTCCCTTGTTTGGCTGTTTACCACATACAACCAAGATTGTGAGAATACACCTGCCTGACTGTCCTTAAGTTTATATACCTGGGATCCATCTGTGGGTGGAAAAACAGTATaataaaggagaagggagttgggggaaattggaaggggaggtgaaccatgagagaccatggactctgaaaaacaatctgaggggtttgaagtggtgggggcgtgggaggtcggggtaccaggtggtgggtattagagagggcacggattgtatggagcactgggtgtggtgcaaaaataatgaatactgttatgctgaaaatagataaaaaaataaatttaaaaatacatatgttaattagttgaattcataataaaattttaaaaaacactgcaaacaaaaaaataaataaagatttattttaattgctGATGAGGAATTTTCTTTTGATTGCCCACCATGCCATTGACCAACTTTTCAAGGAATCATAAAACAGTTCATTCTATGGTCCCCAAGTCtgcataaatagaaataaattgttTGATTCAGATTTTCTTGTATCAGTCCACGCTGTGCCAAATCTTTCACAGGAGACAAAGACATGCACGTTGATTATTTCCTATTCCAACAGCTCTGTgggtccctatttttttttttttcattctgcccCCCCGGCTGAAGATTCAGGACATTTCTACTGCCAATAAATTCTTAGTCAAGGTTAAGcaaaatattacttatatttttcttcctggGTTCCTTGATACCCCTCTCAGATACAGGCATTTTGGGATTCAGAATAGCCCCACAAAGATTTTTAGATCCTGATTCCTAGAACCATTGCATATATTACTTGGCAAATGGGAGTCAAACATCGCAGAAAGAATTAAGATTGCAAATCCTGGGTTGTTTCTCAGGCCCAATATAATCATATGGGTTCTTAAAAGTAGAGAACTTTTCCTGGTTGTGGACATGGAGGTGATACGACAATGAAAGAAGAGTCAGAGATCCAGTGTGACAAGGGGCTGACCCACCATTGCTGGCTTTGCTGGTGTCAGGGGATGTGATTATACTGGGCCCAAGAGACAATTCAGGAGactctttattttcatcttaatGGATGAATTAATTATGTTTCATTAACCAAATATAtagcacttatttatttatttaatttaacacataatattttctataattaaatataataatttaattaaattatttattataaaatatttatttatttttagagagtgagGAAATGCCAGTTGAGTgcgggaggggcaaaaggagagagaatcttgggcaggctccatgcctagcatggagcccgacatggggctcaatttcacacccctgagatcatgatgtcagccaaaatcaagagtcaggtgctcaactggctgagccacccaggtgcttcctcCCTATTTTAAAGTCAGATATAAGCAGCAATCCTCATTCATTCTGTTTGAGGAGCCACTGGTTTTCCTTCCAGTTAATAAATGACAGATGATATAAATATAGACTGGTGGAAAACATAatcattaaaatcataaaatcttaAGTGAAATTAAGAGGGAGAAAGGTAAAATTGGATTCATAACTCACATCATATAAAAGGCACTTCCGTATGAATAATGGATTTAGGAAAGAAAATCATTACAAAGTCTAGAAGGCAGTGTAGAATGATGTATTACTAtgttgaggcacagagaaatttcTCAAGCAAGATGAATAGAACTTGCCTGAAAGTATGTTTCATTACAGTAGGTGCGAAATTAattcttcaattaaaaagaaacaaaaagagagtgAAAAATCAAGAAGTAACTTTCTAAGGCATAATTGCAATACACAAAACATCAACAGGATTAATAtgtagcatctttaaaaaaatattttatcagtttgagaaagagaaagtgagagagagcatgagcaagaggaagggtagagggagagggagaagcaggctctctgctgagcagggaacccaatgtgggactcagtcccaggaccctgggatcatgaactgaactaaaggcagatgcttaactgactgagccacccaggcacccccattgtgCAGAATCTTTACAGACTGCAacaaatcaactttttaaaaaagacatagaaaggggcaaaaaaatattaacaggGACATCATAGAAGAGAATAGGCAGATAACAAAGAAGCACAAGAAAATCCACCTTATCAGtcttcagggaaatgtaaattaggtCCATAGGCACAACTTCCTGCCATCTAGGAAACCTGATGACACCAGCTGATGGCTAAGATGTCGATTAATGTGAACATATACTCTTATTTTGAGGGAGACgtttgatttagaaaaaaattccagataacaattttaaattttctcataaaGTTACATACCATGTTTTTCTAAGAACCAGTTCTTGCTCTTCTAGCTAGAGACCCAAGggtatacttgtttttttttttttatttaagattttgtttatttatttgagagggaaagaggcagagaaagaaaaggacaagagaGTGTAgggtccctgttgagcagggagatcaatgtggggctggatcttgggactccagaatcatgacctgagcagaaggcagatgcttggccaactgagccatccggctACTCCTCCCTCCACACCCCGAACGAAGGTATACTTGTACACATGTAGACTAGGATTCAGGCAccaaaaggtatttttttaaaggttttatttatttatttaagagagaggagagattgcaaactggagggagaaggagagagaatctgaagcagactctacactgagcacagagctcagtgGGGGGCTTCATCTCATTgtcatgagatcgtgacctgagctgaaatcaagagtcggctccttaaactactgagccacccaggagccccactgaAAGGTATTTTAAAGCAAGGATGGCGACAGCATGCAATTGAAATAATGCAAACATCCCACTGAACGTAAtggataacacacacacacacacacacacacacacacacgagagcaCGCGCATgcctagaaggagagagagagggggcggtATGTATGTGTCCAGGAACATCAATGAACATGAATGAACCAGAACTCCCATGTGGCAACCTCAATGAGTCTATTTTGaagtgaagaaaaggaagggcGCTAAAGGGACCAAAGAGGGACATGCCCGTCAGAGGAAGTGGAGTAATGGTGTGTATGGTCTATCATCACGGGAAGATTCTCAGACCAAGGAGAGAAGGGATTCTGATTATTTCTGAAAATGGTAATTAGGCCTAACCCATTAACATTTGagctttcttcattatttttcttttctattttgtttccattttctttggttaATCCAGTTAcaagaatctttttctttaactttttttaaaaagatattatttatttatttgagagagagagccagagagagcgacagagagcaggagcagggaggagagggagacgtaggcttcctgctgaacagggagatGACATGAAGCTTgacctcaggactctgggatcatgacctgagctgaaggcagacacgtaactgactgagccacctaggtgccctgagaATCTTTTTCTTGAAATCACCAGCCCGTGATCTTTATGAGAATGAATGTGGCATTTGCAATACGACCTCCTTAAATGGTTCTGTTCACATTTCATTGGGATAAAGCATGTGGAGGGGGGCTCTCTACTTCCTATGAAAAGCGAGTATTGCCGTGTGAAGAACAGTGCATGAACAGACTCCCCCACAACAGAGTCAGGTTTGAACCATGGCGGAAATACATATGAGTGGTGTGACCTACAGCAGATCTTGTGTTTGCTAATCACGAATTACCCATCTACAGAATAGGGGTAGCTACTAGGGGGTGTGCTATGGCTGGAGGGCTGCTTTCTCTTCTACCgtgtttccttccatggggaggGAGCTCCACCAGAGCGTCTGTCTTATCCATCGCTATCTGCTTCCGCAGAAAGGAAGAGGCGGTGTGGTACGTTTGCAAAGAGGAACCAGGCGTAATGTAGACAGTCACTGCTCCCTCTGGAAGAGTAAGCTGACTGCAAAGCTTACAAATGTAGTACATGACAGTGGCTAACCTTGTGTGGGTCCTGCCTTGCCATGACTTTGCATGGTTGTGTCTGTCACTCTTGGGAAATCTAGAAGCCACCAGTTATAAGCTACATCGGCCAATATCAGACTTACTGATCTTCTGTTTTACTCTCTCATTTTCTAAAAGGTGAGAAACATGATGAAggacaataaataatatttactggGTGTCCCTCAAATCTCAATCCTTGGTGCTAAGTCAGGGCcactgaaaaggaaataaaaccaatatcttggtgaaataagtcaagcagagagagtcaattatatggtttcacttatttgtggagcataacaaatagcatggagaacatggggagttagagaggagaagggagttgggggaaattggaaggggaggtgaaccatgagagactatggactctgaaaaacaatctgagagttttgaaggggcggggtggggtgggaggttgggggaaccaggtggtgggtattagagagggcatggattgcatggagcactgggtgtggtgcaaaaacaatgaatactattatgctgaaaataaaaaaaacaataacaaacaaaaaaacctaataTCTTGGGTCACAGAATGATGCGCACAGATAGAAACTTCTTGCAGGGGCATGGAGGATGGACTTAACTTTTTGCGGTCCTGTAGAGGGGCCTTGTGGGGTTTCTACCTTGACAGTCATCTAGCTCGTAAGAGCACAGTCCCTTGATGGATAGTTACATCTGTAAACTATAAAAGAACCAATAGGAGATATTTATAACTATATCTATACCTAACTGTGTATCTATCTAACTAACAAAAGAGTAGAaagagttgtttattttattttatttttaaaaagattttatttatttatttgacagagagagagatcacaagtaggcagagagtcaggcagaaaaagagggggaagcaggctccccactgagcagagtctgatggggggctcgatcccaggacccgagatcatgacctgagccaaagacagaggcttaacccactgagccacccaggtgccccaagagttgtttattttaaagaatggaCTCACGTAATTATGGAGGCTGGCAaatccaaaatctgcagggtagGATAATGGAGGGTTTTTCAGCTCTACTCAAGCCtcctaatttaaatgttaaactcatctaaaaaataccttcacagaggCAACTAAAAGAATGGTTTGACCAAATATTTGCATACTGCGGCCTAGCCCAGTTGACACAGCATTACCCATCACAGGAAAAACATGTAGGAAGAATTTCTCAGTACAGAAACGAACTCACCATGCCAACAAAGACAGTAGGGTATCAGCTACAGCAGGATGAAAAGAGTTCCCAAGTAGGCTTTTACAAATTAAGGAGTAGAAATTATTCTGTCCTGCAGCTCAGGAGAGTCGTCTGTGTCTCTCGAAGCACTGGTGAGCTTGTAATTCAAACAGGCAGTTTCGGGTCTGGGAAGGCATCAGGGAGTAACGTGCactgaaaagaaagcagaataGGGCAGACTGACTGACCTTGAAACCCCGAGGTGTGTACGGAGGCTCAAAAGTCCTACTCAAATATTATGACTGTGCATTTCTAAGGAGTACACTGGTTGTAGACAGGCTGATTGGCATTTACTGTTTCCTGAAGAAATATGCTGGAGAGAGGTTGGTGTTCAGTCTCTAGGGGAAGGCTTTCTGATGAACACAACCTTCTAGCCTCTTTTTC
The genomic region above belongs to Neovison vison isolate M4711 chromosome 7, ASM_NN_V1, whole genome shotgun sequence and contains:
- the LOC122914529 gene encoding membrane-spanning 4-domains subfamily A member 4A-like; translated protein: MQSNTGTLEAETAQDYTINLPESESINQLRHLGAWVLPSQQQKNLLLFLKGQPQVLGVAQILIGLIMLCLGVTISLFSPFDYRLYSVVTTAGYHIWGSFSFLTSGALSIAAGRKVTRCLIQCSLGLNTVSAIVAVLGTIMIILKEIFIYEDVIGRSSYGSLFIGMLTGMVFLSLAEGCITLSLSIYACKVACSVNKVVVFLPNNDNNSSIISPEHVYDEVTF